The Vicinamibacteria bacterium genome includes the window GCCGGCACGGGCGCGGGGATCGAGAGGATGACCGAGGAGCGCCGCCGATCCGCGGCCAATGAGATCGTCGCCCCGCGTCTGATTCTCTGCCAGCGCTGGCCGCTTCCCCTGAGACAGTGGGATGTGGGGCATACGCCCGAGTCGGCCCGTGAGATGGTACGGCGTTTCCACGAGCTCGGCGCCGACTGCGTCAAAGTCTCCAAGAGTCCGGGCCATTATCCCGACGTGCTGCGGGCGATCGTCGAAGAGGGAGAGACGCTCGGACTCTCAGTCATGGTGGACCTCAAGGTGTCGGAAACGGACGCGGTGACCGCGTCGCTCTCGGGTGTCCGGAGTATCGAGCACTGGTACGGAGTGCCGGACGCCGCGCTTCCGCACACGCAGAATTTTCCCGAAGACTACAACTACTGGGACGAGCTCGACCGCTTTCGCTGGGCGGGCGCTCTCTGGGCCGAAGCCGCGCAGTACCCCGAAGCGCTCTCGGAGGTCATCGACACGATGATCGCCAACGGAACGAACTGGGATCCGACGATGGTGGTCTATGAGGCCAATCGGGATCTCGCGAGAGCGCGAACGTTCCCCTGGCTCGAGACCTTGGGACACCCGGCCGCGGTCCGAGGCCTCTGGCCGGACCCCTCCACCCACGGTGCCTACCATACCGAGTGGAAGACCTCCGACGAGGTGCGCTGGAAGGAGAATTTCGCGATCTGGATGCGCTACGTGAAGGAATTTCACGAAAAGGGTGGCCTCCTGACGGCGGGGAGCGACACGAGCCCCTGGGGCGGTATCGCGCTCATCCGGGAGCTGGAGTT containing:
- a CDS encoding amidohydrolase family protein, whose amino-acid sequence is MRNLAFLCLVVLIAATAQAQRRDMQVVLPDPIPMGTTRGESVARLVVRNATVVSGRGSPRTNRAMPPEGPVDIVIENGRIVNMIPVDPVNAAGYREGQRQSSGDREIDASGMYVIPGLVDMHVHLRPNGGELGERALEYQYLLYMGHGVTTLRDAGTGAGIERMTEERRRSAANEIVAPRLILCQRWPLPLRQWDVGHTPESAREMVRRFHELGADCVKVSKSPGHYPDVLRAIVEEGETLGLSVMVDLKVSETDAVTASLSGVRSIEHWYGVPDAALPHTQNFPEDYNYWDELDRFRWAGALWAEAAQYPEALSEVIDTMIANGTNWDPTMVVYEANRDLARARTFPWLETLGHPAAVRGLWPDPSTHGAYHTEWKTSDEVRWKENFAIWMRYVKEFHEKGGLLTAGSDTSPWGGIALIRELELLQEAGLHPIDVIRVATTNAYQALGLDEHCGIRVGCVADLVVVNGNPIDNLKVLYGFGYGFYGIVDPSEQWKQ